In Pseudomonas sp. DNDY-54, a genomic segment contains:
- a CDS encoding histidine phosphatase family protein — MGSIYLIRHGQASFGAENYDVLSPIGFQQSAALGDYLDQLGIRFDRCIAGELSRQRDTASATVQRMRAGQPSKELPVEIDAAFNEFLADEVIRAHMDDLLAVEPEALQIFRNAADHRAEFQRLFRYVIQRWVSGEHEKKGLQSWQSFVDQVQAGLRRVLTSGGTKDNIAIFTSGGTITALLQLVIGVPPIKAFELNWQIVNTSVSRLKFRNQDVALASFNSHVHLDLLKNPELITYR, encoded by the coding sequence ATGGGCAGTATCTACCTGATCAGGCATGGTCAGGCGTCGTTCGGCGCGGAAAACTATGACGTGCTATCACCGATCGGTTTTCAACAGTCAGCCGCGCTGGGCGATTATTTAGATCAGCTGGGTATCCGCTTCGACCGCTGTATAGCTGGAGAGTTGAGTCGACAGAGGGACACGGCTAGCGCGACCGTGCAAAGGATGCGGGCGGGCCAGCCAAGTAAAGAGCTGCCAGTGGAGATAGATGCCGCCTTCAACGAGTTCCTCGCTGACGAAGTTATCCGCGCTCACATGGACGACTTGCTGGCGGTTGAACCCGAGGCCCTGCAGATATTCCGCAATGCTGCCGATCATCGTGCGGAATTTCAGCGATTGTTCAGGTATGTCATCCAGCGCTGGGTGTCCGGCGAACATGAGAAAAAAGGATTGCAAAGCTGGCAAAGCTTCGTCGACCAGGTGCAAGCGGGCTTGAGGCGAGTACTCACGTCAGGGGGCACGAAAGACAATATTGCGATTTTTACGTCTGGCGGGACTATCACTGCGCTGCTTCAATTGGTCATTGGTGTGCCGCCCATCAAGGCGTTTGAATTGAACTGGCAAATCGTTAACACCTCCGTGAGCCGACTGAAGTTTCGCAATCAAGACGTCGCGCTGGCTTCGTTCAATAGTCACGTACATCTAGATCTGTTAAAGAATCCGGAGCTCATCACTTATCGATAG
- a CDS encoding arginine/lysine/ornithine decarboxylase — protein MYKDLKFPILIVHRDIKADTVAGERVREIAAELERDGFHILPTGSAAEGRIVASTHHGLACIMVAAEGAGENQRLLQDVVGLIRVARRRASQLPIFALGEQITIENAPAEAMADLNELRGLLYLFEDTVPFLARQVARAARAYLDGLLPPFFRALVQHTGDSNYSWHTPGHGGGVAFRKSPVGQAFHQFFGENTLRSDLSVSVPELGSLLDHTGPLAAAEARAARNFGADHTFFVINGTSTANKIVWHSMVARDDLVLVDRNCHKSILHSIIMTGAIPLYLTPSRNELGIIGPIPLEEFSPASIKAKIDANPLAHGRPPRVKLAVVTNSTYDGLCYNANLIKRTLGDSVDVLHFDEAWYAYAAFHEFYDGRYGMDTREQGPLVFTTHSTHKVLAAFSQASMIHVLDSQQRQLDRDRFNEAFMMHISTSPQYGILASLDVASAMMEGPAGRSLIQETFDEALSFRRALANLRQHLAPDDWWFSIWQPTTADGAETLATGDWLLAPEADWHGFGDVADDYVLLDPIKVTLVTPGLTAGGKLGQRGIPAAVVSKFLWERGLVVEKTGLYSILVLFSMGITKGKWSTLLTELLEFKRHYDNNVPLCDAVPTVTQAGGSQYAGMGLRDLCDALHDCYRENATAKAMRRMYTALPALAMKPADAYDKLVRGEVEAVPVDALEGRIAAVMLVPYPPGIPLIMPGERFTAETRSILDYLDFAQRFATRFPGFDADVHGLQREDRPQGTVYTVDCILEG, from the coding sequence ATGTACAAAGACCTCAAATTCCCCATCCTGATCGTTCATCGTGACATCAAGGCCGACACCGTTGCCGGCGAGCGAGTCCGCGAGATCGCGGCCGAGCTTGAGCGAGACGGCTTTCATATTCTCCCGACTGGGAGCGCCGCCGAGGGGCGCATCGTGGCGTCGACCCACCATGGACTGGCCTGCATCATGGTGGCCGCCGAAGGCGCGGGCGAGAACCAGCGCTTGTTGCAGGATGTCGTTGGGCTGATCCGTGTTGCACGACGGCGAGCATCGCAGCTGCCGATATTTGCGCTCGGAGAACAGATCACCATCGAGAACGCACCAGCCGAGGCGATGGCAGATTTGAACGAGCTGAGGGGACTACTGTATCTGTTCGAAGATACCGTTCCGTTCTTGGCGCGGCAGGTGGCGCGGGCAGCGCGCGCTTATCTGGACGGGCTGTTACCGCCTTTTTTTCGGGCGTTGGTGCAGCATACCGGCGACTCTAATTATTCATGGCATACGCCGGGTCACGGCGGTGGGGTAGCGTTTCGCAAGAGCCCAGTAGGGCAGGCATTCCACCAGTTCTTCGGTGAAAACACGCTGCGTTCCGATTTGTCGGTCTCGGTGCCTGAGCTTGGCTCGCTGCTGGATCACACAGGGCCTCTGGCAGCCGCGGAAGCCCGCGCGGCGCGCAACTTCGGTGCGGACCATACGTTTTTCGTGATTAACGGAACCTCTACCGCGAACAAGATCGTCTGGCATTCGATGGTTGCGCGAGATGACTTGGTATTGGTCGATCGCAACTGCCACAAGTCGATACTGCACTCAATTATCATGACGGGCGCGATTCCTCTTTATCTAACGCCTTCGCGTAACGAGCTCGGCATTATCGGTCCGATTCCCCTCGAAGAATTCTCCCCGGCGTCGATTAAAGCCAAGATCGACGCCAATCCGCTGGCGCATGGACGGCCCCCCAGGGTAAAGCTCGCGGTGGTGACCAACTCCACCTACGACGGCCTCTGCTACAACGCCAATTTGATCAAGCGAACCCTAGGCGACAGTGTCGACGTGTTGCATTTCGATGAGGCCTGGTACGCCTACGCGGCCTTTCACGAATTTTATGATGGCCGGTACGGCATGGATACGCGCGAGCAGGGCCCTCTTGTTTTTACTACCCACTCGACGCACAAGGTGTTGGCGGCCTTTAGTCAGGCTTCAATGATCCATGTGCTGGACAGTCAACAGCGGCAGTTGGACAGAGATCGCTTCAACGAAGCGTTCATGATGCATATTTCTACTTCGCCGCAGTATGGAATCCTTGCCTCGCTCGATGTCGCCTCGGCAATGATGGAAGGTCCCGCTGGACGCTCGTTAATACAGGAAACTTTCGATGAGGCGCTGAGTTTTCGTCGGGCGCTGGCAAACCTCCGACAACATTTGGCACCGGACGACTGGTGGTTCAGTATCTGGCAGCCGACCACGGCGGACGGCGCCGAGACCCTCGCTACGGGCGATTGGCTGCTGGCTCCCGAGGCGGATTGGCATGGTTTCGGCGATGTGGCGGATGACTACGTGTTGCTTGATCCCATCAAGGTCACGTTGGTTACCCCAGGGTTAACTGCGGGTGGCAAACTGGGGCAAAGAGGAATTCCTGCTGCGGTTGTCAGCAAGTTTCTGTGGGAGCGTGGGCTGGTCGTGGAAAAAACCGGTCTGTATTCAATCCTGGTGCTGTTCTCCATGGGTATCACTAAGGGAAAGTGGAGCACGCTGTTAACCGAGTTGCTGGAATTCAAAAGGCATTACGACAACAACGTGCCGCTATGTGATGCTGTGCCGACCGTTACCCAGGCTGGTGGTAGCCAGTACGCCGGAATGGGATTGCGAGATCTGTGCGATGCGCTGCACGACTGCTATCGCGAGAATGCCACCGCGAAAGCCATGCGGCGGATGTACACCGCGTTACCAGCCCTCGCGATGAAGCCGGCCGATGCCTATGACAAGCTTGTCCGGGGTGAGGTGGAAGCAGTGCCTGTCGATGCACTTGAAGGGCGGATCGCCGCTGTGATGCTGGTTCCTTATCCGCCAGGGATTCCGTTGATCATGCCAGGGGAGCGATTCACGGCGGAGACGCGCTCTATCCTCGATTATCTCGACTTTGCGCAACGTTTCGCTACGCGTTTTCCCGGGTTCGATGCGGATGTGCACGGACTGCAACGCGAGGACCGTCCTCAGGGGACCGTGTATACGGTTGATTGCATACTTGAGGGATAA
- a CDS encoding crotonase/enoyl-CoA hydratase family protein, giving the protein MTEYQAFRVELKEKVAHVAINRPDKVNAMNAAFWSEIVDIFQWIDDTDEVRVVVLSGEGKHFSAGIDLQLLAQAANQLGSDIGRNAERLRRQILTLQASFNAVDNCRKPVIAAIQGYCIGGAIDLIAACDMRYSTLDAHFSIKEIDMGMAADVGTLQRLPRIIGDGMMRELAYTGRSVDGQEAQAIGLVNRTYSDQSALMAAVFSLAADIAAKSPVAIRGTKEMIRYMRDHRVDDGLEYIATWNAAMLQSADLRVAMTAHMSKQKPDFAD; this is encoded by the coding sequence GTGACTGAATACCAAGCCTTCCGTGTCGAGCTGAAGGAAAAGGTCGCCCATGTAGCGATCAACCGGCCTGACAAAGTCAATGCTATGAACGCTGCGTTTTGGAGCGAGATTGTCGATATTTTTCAATGGATCGATGATACCGACGAGGTCAGGGTCGTGGTTCTGTCTGGCGAAGGGAAGCACTTTTCGGCCGGCATTGATTTGCAACTGCTGGCCCAGGCTGCAAACCAGCTGGGCAGCGATATTGGACGCAATGCAGAGCGACTGCGCCGTCAAATTCTCACGCTTCAGGCCTCGTTCAATGCAGTGGACAATTGCCGTAAGCCTGTCATCGCAGCGATTCAGGGCTACTGCATCGGTGGCGCCATCGATCTGATCGCAGCATGCGACATGCGTTACAGCACGCTTGATGCTCATTTTTCCATTAAGGAAATCGATATGGGTATGGCGGCCGATGTTGGCACTCTGCAGCGGTTGCCACGCATCATCGGCGACGGAATGATGCGTGAACTTGCCTACACCGGGCGCAGCGTTGACGGTCAGGAAGCTCAGGCCATCGGATTAGTGAACCGGACATATAGCGACCAGTCGGCATTAATGGCGGCGGTATTCAGCTTGGCTGCCGACATTGCCGCCAAATCACCGGTGGCGATTCGTGGCACCAAGGAAATGATCCGCTACATGCGCGATCACCGGGTTGATGACGGCCTTGAGTACATCGCCACCTGGAACGCAGCGATGCTTCAGTCGGCAGACCTCAGGGTGGCCATGACTGCTCATATGAGCAAACAGAAACCGGATTTCGCCGACTGA
- the nudC gene encoding NAD(+) diphosphatase, whose product MSLRWQPALLDPAGEGGWAVVHCQQGFLFDSNGVLFPRAWLKRLELPLLSEQGLGYFDGEQVFLLELANPVEVPGAAWQGLRQFMMQDDDADRFRMLGFAAQIGTWANHHRFCGSCGNSMRQHPTERAMQCERCGVHHYPRISPSMIVLVTRGDELLLARSPRFAPGVYSTLAGFVEPGESVEQCVRREVMEEVGVSVHEPKYICSQGWPFPHSLMLGFHAEYASGDIVMQPEEIEDAGWFSIHDLPALPASKSIARYLIELYLAQRLGCPDPVLPG is encoded by the coding sequence ATGAGTTTGCGCTGGCAGCCGGCATTGCTGGATCCTGCGGGGGAGGGCGGTTGGGCCGTTGTGCACTGTCAGCAAGGTTTTCTTTTCGACAGTAATGGCGTGCTGTTTCCGAGAGCGTGGCTCAAGCGCCTCGAGTTGCCCCTGCTCAGTGAACAGGGGCTTGGCTACTTCGACGGCGAACAGGTGTTTCTGCTAGAGCTGGCCAATCCGGTCGAGGTGCCGGGTGCGGCCTGGCAGGGGCTGAGACAATTCATGATGCAGGATGACGACGCCGACAGGTTCCGTATGCTCGGCTTCGCGGCGCAGATTGGAACATGGGCCAATCACCACCGCTTTTGTGGAAGCTGCGGTAACTCAATGCGTCAGCATCCTACGGAGCGGGCAATGCAATGCGAGCGTTGCGGCGTTCACCACTATCCTCGAATCTCTCCGAGCATGATTGTTTTGGTAACGCGGGGCGACGAGTTGCTTTTGGCCCGCTCGCCGCGTTTCGCTCCTGGCGTTTACAGCACACTAGCCGGCTTTGTCGAGCCTGGTGAGTCGGTAGAGCAATGTGTTCGGCGCGAGGTCATGGAGGAAGTTGGCGTCTCGGTACACGAGCCGAAATACATCTGCAGCCAGGGCTGGCCTTTTCCACACTCGTTGATGCTTGGCTTTCACGCTGAATATGCCTCGGGCGACATCGTCATGCAGCCTGAGGAGATCGAAGATGCGGGCTGGTTTTCGATTCACGACCTACCTGCACTACCTGCTTCGAAATCCATCGCGCGCTATTTGATCGAGTTGTATCTCGCCCAGCGTCTAGGTTGCCCCGATCCAGTGCTGCCAGGCTAG
- a CDS encoding TSUP family transporter — protein MPVLEFAAEPLVLVALIAVAFIAGFIDAIAGGGGLLTIPALLTAGLPPHLVLGTNKLCATFGSATASFTFYRRKLFDPGQWRLALIATAIGAGLGAGLAHLLPARWLNLMLPLVVCACGLYLLLVRTPSAPQSDATPISTCRQLPQGLLLGFYDGVAGPGTGAFWTVSSMLLYPLDLLRASGVARSMNCVSNSAALAIFIISGQVAWALGIGMGIALMIGAYIGARTAIHGGSRFIRPIFISVVLALSLRLAWQHWIGAT, from the coding sequence ATGCCAGTGCTTGAATTTGCTGCGGAACCGTTGGTATTAGTCGCGTTGATCGCCGTCGCCTTTATTGCTGGATTTATCGATGCGATAGCCGGCGGCGGGGGCCTTCTGACGATTCCAGCGTTGCTCACCGCTGGCCTACCACCTCATCTGGTGCTTGGTACCAACAAGCTTTGCGCAACGTTCGGCTCAGCTACGGCGAGCTTCACGTTCTATCGCCGGAAGCTGTTCGATCCAGGGCAGTGGCGACTTGCACTTATTGCCACTGCAATCGGCGCAGGGCTCGGAGCCGGACTGGCGCACCTACTCCCGGCCCGTTGGCTGAATCTTATGCTGCCCTTGGTGGTATGCGCGTGCGGGCTGTATCTGCTGCTCGTCCGAACGCCCAGCGCACCGCAGAGTGACGCAACGCCGATTTCGACGTGTCGACAACTACCGCAGGGATTGCTATTGGGATTTTATGACGGTGTGGCTGGCCCCGGCACTGGGGCGTTCTGGACCGTTAGCAGCATGCTGCTCTACCCACTCGACTTACTCAGAGCCAGCGGTGTGGCGCGCAGCATGAATTGCGTCAGCAACAGTGCAGCACTGGCAATCTTTATTATCAGCGGTCAAGTTGCCTGGGCGTTGGGAATTGGAATGGGGATTGCCTTGATGATCGGCGCTTATATTGGAGCGCGCACCGCCATACACGGTGGGTCGCGGTTTATAAGACCGATTTTCATATCAGTCGTACTGGCGTTGAGTTTGCGGCTAGCCTGGCAGCACTGGATCGGGGCAACCTAG
- a CDS encoding ferrous iron transporter B, translated as MVTGATSLSLVRDELFATMEEAEQSLEHFIIDRNNGSLLQQAVENLKQVRGTLKLIELTGAELLAQEVLQLATDIPVGAGEERDTQLAALSNALYVLGRYLESVDASRQEMPELLLPPINALRLVSAQSPLPESFFFSARLDHPRPPVVAAVREPAARAVEARRLRQMYQVGLLGFIREDNASASLRLMARALGRLDLLFANTQAGRLCWLGSAALEAQLDGQLLPRQSRKQLFSRLDRELRQLSSNTAYEPPRVLLKELLYLVALAESSGPLATQVRETFSLGSLPFTDHLLEDESQRLAGPGQAVMRSLSSAIREELAGLKDLLDLIERQAAPAESFANLHSLLGKLAKTLGMVGLSSASSTLHSQLAIVSGWSAEHAPDPQALLKLADAVLYVESMVASLERGERRDSRPQVAQPGQEAQAFANHQLTEACIVVLGEATAGLALAKRAITAYLESNGEKLHLANVPFSLLAVRGGLRFLEQDRAAELIGSCADFIQKQMLEGMQMPPEQMLETLADALTSLEYYLDGGAILRRDDSRASVLDLATESVRALGMPVAA; from the coding sequence ATGGTTACCGGAGCTACGTCACTCAGCCTGGTCCGCGATGAGTTATTCGCTACCATGGAAGAAGCCGAGCAGAGCCTCGAGCATTTCATTATCGATCGGAACAATGGCAGCCTGTTGCAGCAGGCGGTCGAGAACCTGAAACAGGTACGCGGCACGCTCAAACTCATCGAGTTGACTGGCGCCGAGCTGCTTGCGCAGGAGGTCCTGCAACTTGCCACCGACATTCCTGTGGGCGCCGGCGAGGAGCGCGACACCCAGTTGGCGGCGTTGAGTAATGCGCTTTATGTCCTTGGGCGTTATCTGGAAAGTGTCGATGCCAGCCGGCAGGAAATGCCCGAACTGCTCTTGCCACCCATCAACGCACTGCGGCTTGTCAGTGCGCAGTCACCGTTACCAGAGAGCTTTTTCTTCAGCGCTCGACTCGACCACCCACGGCCGCCAGTGGTGGCCGCGGTGCGTGAGCCGGCAGCGCGCGCGGTCGAAGCGCGACGACTGAGGCAGATGTATCAGGTCGGCTTACTTGGTTTCATCCGCGAAGATAATGCCTCGGCTAGCCTTAGACTGATGGCGCGAGCGCTCGGCCGGTTGGATCTTCTATTCGCCAACACCCAGGCTGGTCGTCTTTGCTGGCTGGGAAGCGCTGCCCTGGAGGCTCAGCTTGATGGCCAGCTCTTGCCGCGCCAATCACGCAAGCAACTATTCTCCAGATTGGATCGGGAACTGCGACAGCTTAGCAGTAATACTGCCTACGAGCCGCCACGTGTCCTGCTAAAGGAGCTGCTGTATCTCGTAGCACTTGCCGAAAGCAGCGGACCTCTGGCAACTCAGGTTCGTGAAACGTTTTCTCTCGGCTCGCTGCCGTTTACAGACCATTTGCTCGAGGATGAATCCCAGCGTCTTGCTGGTCCCGGCCAGGCGGTCATGCGGTCATTATCATCGGCGATCCGAGAAGAACTGGCTGGACTCAAGGATCTGCTGGACTTGATCGAACGCCAGGCGGCGCCGGCCGAATCGTTCGCTAACCTGCACAGCCTGTTGGGCAAGCTGGCGAAGACGCTAGGAATGGTTGGGCTTTCTTCCGCCTCGAGTACGCTGCATTCCCAGCTCGCGATCGTTTCAGGCTGGAGCGCTGAGCACGCACCCGATCCGCAGGCGTTGTTGAAACTGGCCGACGCGGTGCTCTACGTTGAAAGTATGGTGGCGAGTTTGGAGCGTGGCGAGCGGCGTGACTCCCGTCCGCAAGTCGCACAACCTGGCCAGGAGGCTCAAGCATTTGCCAATCACCAGCTTACTGAAGCGTGCATAGTCGTCCTGGGTGAGGCGACTGCAGGCTTGGCGCTGGCGAAGCGTGCGATAACGGCGTATCTCGAATCAAACGGGGAGAAGCTTCATCTGGCGAACGTCCCTTTCAGTCTATTGGCAGTGAGGGGAGGGTTGCGTTTCCTCGAGCAAGATCGCGCAGCCGAGTTGATCGGTTCGTGCGCTGACTTCATCCAGAAGCAGATGCTAGAGGGCATGCAGATGCCCCCTGAGCAAATGCTGGAAACGCTGGCGGATGCGCTGACCAGCCTCGAGTATTACCTCGACGGTGGCGCAATACTACGGCGTGATGATTCGCGTGCCAGTGTTCTGGATCTTGCGACCGAGAGCGTTCGGGCGCTGGGCATGCCGGTCGCGGCCTGA
- a CDS encoding SDR family oxidoreductase — MSKTTLFDLDGKIAFVSGASRGIGEAIAKLLAQQGAHVIVSSRKIEGCQAVADAIVAAGGKATPVACHIGELEQIQAVFAQIREQFGRLDILVNNAATNPQFCHILDTDVSAFQKTVDVNIRGYFFMSVEAGKLMRENGGGSIINVASINGVTPGNFQGIYSVTKAAVINMTKAFAKECAPQGIRCNALLPGLTDTKFASALVKNDSIREEALRHIPLHRVADPSEMAGAVLYLASDASSYTTGLSLNVDGGYLA; from the coding sequence ATGAGCAAAACCACCCTGTTCGATCTGGACGGCAAAATCGCTTTTGTATCCGGTGCCAGCCGCGGTATTGGCGAAGCTATTGCGAAGCTATTAGCCCAGCAAGGCGCCCACGTTATTGTTTCCAGTCGCAAAATCGAAGGCTGCCAGGCGGTCGCGGATGCGATCGTTGCGGCTGGCGGCAAAGCTACTCCCGTTGCCTGTCATATTGGCGAACTGGAGCAGATCCAGGCGGTTTTCGCCCAAATCCGCGAACAGTTCGGGCGGCTGGACATTCTGGTTAACAACGCGGCCACCAACCCCCAGTTCTGCCATATCCTCGACACCGATGTTTCGGCCTTCCAGAAAACGGTAGATGTGAATATCCGCGGCTATTTCTTCATGTCGGTCGAGGCCGGCAAACTGATGCGCGAGAACGGCGGCGGTAGCATCATCAACGTTGCGTCCATTAACGGTGTGACCCCGGGAAATTTCCAGGGAATTTATTCGGTTACGAAGGCTGCGGTGATCAACATGACCAAGGCTTTTGCCAAGGAATGCGCGCCGCAAGGAATCCGCTGCAACGCGCTATTGCCGGGCTTGACCGATACGAAGTTCGCCTCGGCGCTGGTCAAGAATGACTCCATACGTGAAGAAGCGCTGCGTCATATCCCGCTGCATCGTGTCGCGGACCCAAGCGAAATGGCGGGCGCCGTGTTGTATCTCGCCAGCGATGCATCGAGCTACACCACAGGCCTGTCTCTCAACGTTGACGGCGGCTATCTCGCCTAA
- a CDS encoding SCP2 sterol-binding domain-containing protein: protein MSNVDETIQGMKAKFNPSAAAGLDLVFQFNITDAENFYLVVKDGTCDVQKGESADANVTLIMDSETMQGVMSGETDGMQAFMAGKLRAEGDMMLALKLSELFPA from the coding sequence ATGAGCAACGTCGACGAAACCATCCAGGGCATGAAGGCTAAGTTCAACCCCAGCGCTGCGGCCGGCCTGGACCTGGTTTTTCAGTTCAATATCACCGATGCGGAAAATTTCTACCTGGTCGTAAAAGACGGCACTTGCGATGTGCAAAAGGGTGAATCAGCCGATGCAAACGTAACACTCATCATGGACAGCGAAACCATGCAGGGTGTGATGAGCGGAGAGACTGACGGCATGCAGGCATTCATGGCAGGAAAACTGCGAGCAGAAGGCGACATGATGCTTGCGCTGAAGCTGAGTGAGTTGTTCCCGGCTTAA
- the sohB gene encoding protease SohB yields MEFLADYASFLAKTVTLVVAVLVVLIGLASLRRGRAKQSGGHLEVHKLNDFYKSMRERLEQSLIDKEQLKLQRKREAKAVKLAKKNPGNRPRVFVLDFDGDIKASAVESLRHEITALLTLATPQDEVVLRLESGGGMVHGYGLAASQLVRIRDAGVPLTVCVDKVAASGGYMMACIGQKILSAPFAILGSIGVVAQLPNLHRLLKKHDVDVEVLTAGEYKRTLTIFGENTEKGREKFQDDLETTHELFKNFVARYRQQLQIDEVATGEVWLGTAALGKQLVDELKTSDEYLASRAADADLFQLHYMEKKSLPERFGIAATATLEQGLLKGWTRLNEQRFWQ; encoded by the coding sequence GTGGAATTTCTTGCTGACTATGCAAGCTTTCTGGCGAAGACCGTAACGCTGGTCGTCGCTGTGCTGGTGGTACTCATCGGACTGGCTTCGCTTAGGCGTGGGCGTGCGAAACAGTCTGGCGGCCACTTGGAAGTGCACAAACTAAATGATTTCTACAAATCGATGCGCGAGCGCCTCGAACAGTCGTTGATCGATAAAGAACAGTTGAAGCTACAGCGCAAGCGCGAAGCCAAGGCCGTCAAACTGGCGAAGAAGAATCCGGGGAATCGTCCACGAGTATTTGTTTTGGACTTTGACGGGGACATAAAGGCATCTGCAGTCGAGAGTCTTCGCCATGAGATAACCGCGCTTCTGACCCTGGCAACGCCACAAGACGAGGTTGTTCTGCGTCTGGAGAGCGGCGGCGGAATGGTGCATGGGTACGGGCTTGCCGCGTCGCAGCTGGTCCGCATTCGGGATGCGGGTGTGCCGTTGACGGTATGTGTCGACAAGGTCGCGGCGAGCGGTGGTTACATGATGGCCTGTATCGGCCAGAAGATTCTAAGCGCACCCTTCGCGATCCTCGGTTCAATTGGCGTCGTTGCTCAGTTGCCTAATCTTCATCGGCTACTGAAGAAGCATGATGTGGATGTTGAGGTGCTGACGGCAGGCGAGTACAAGCGAACCTTGACGATTTTCGGCGAGAACACTGAGAAGGGCCGGGAAAAATTTCAGGATGATCTCGAAACGACCCATGAACTGTTCAAGAACTTCGTTGCTCGCTATCGCCAGCAGCTTCAGATCGACGAGGTTGCAACAGGAGAAGTTTGGCTGGGCACTGCGGCATTGGGTAAGCAACTCGTCGATGAGCTGAAAACAAGTGATGAATATCTAGCTTCCCGCGCTGCAGACGCTGATCTCTTCCAGCTGCACTACATGGAGAAGAAAAGTCTTCCAGAACGATTCGGCATCGCGGCTACCGCCACTTTGGAACAGGGGCTGCTCAAAGGCTGGACGCGGCTCAATGAACAACGATTCTGGCAATAA
- a CDS encoding phosphotransferase family protein yields the protein MALTDQTSRIREGEELPTEVIDQYLKAHIPGLEGTPYISQFPGGASNLTYLLEYPSREFVLRRPPFGQKAKSAHDMGREYRILNQLNDEFPYCPKAYAHCTDETLIGAEFYVMERVKGIILREDIPAELGFTPTQTASLCKSFIDKLVDLHNVDYNACGLADLGKPEGYVQRQITGWIDRYERAITPDAPGWEPVKAWLQDKMPADHHKPGIIHNDYRFDNVILGPDNPMEIIGVLDWEMTTLGDPLMDLGNTLAYWIEATDPQPMQLIRKQPSNAPGMLTRQQFVEHYAERAGIRIDNVDYYYTYGLFRLAGIVQQIYYRYFHGQTQDKRFAKFVQMNALLEQVSLQVINKSKL from the coding sequence ATGGCGCTCACAGACCAGACCAGCCGCATTCGTGAAGGCGAAGAACTGCCGACGGAGGTCATCGACCAATACCTGAAAGCACATATCCCCGGACTGGAAGGCACACCGTACATCTCACAGTTTCCCGGTGGCGCTTCCAACTTGACCTACTTGTTGGAATATCCAAGCCGAGAGTTCGTACTTCGCAGACCGCCGTTCGGCCAGAAGGCTAAATCCGCGCATGACATGGGGCGCGAGTACCGAATCCTCAATCAGCTTAATGATGAATTCCCTTACTGCCCGAAGGCTTACGCACACTGCACTGACGAGACGTTGATTGGCGCCGAGTTCTACGTAATGGAGCGCGTCAAAGGCATCATTTTGCGTGAGGACATACCTGCTGAGCTCGGATTCACGCCAACGCAGACGGCCAGCTTGTGCAAGAGCTTCATCGACAAGCTTGTCGACTTACACAATGTCGACTACAACGCCTGCGGCCTGGCCGACCTCGGCAAGCCCGAGGGCTATGTTCAGCGTCAGATTACCGGCTGGATTGATCGCTACGAACGCGCTATCACCCCCGATGCGCCTGGCTGGGAGCCGGTCAAAGCATGGCTCCAGGACAAGATGCCGGCAGATCATCACAAGCCCGGCATCATCCACAACGACTACCGTTTCGATAACGTCATCCTCGGCCCCGACAATCCGATGGAAATTATCGGTGTACTGGATTGGGAAATGACCACGCTTGGCGATCCGCTGATGGATCTGGGTAATACGCTTGCCTATTGGATCGAAGCGACGGACCCGCAGCCTATGCAGCTCATCCGGAAGCAGCCGAGCAATGCTCCCGGCATGCTGACGCGCCAGCAGTTTGTCGAGCATTACGCTGAGCGAGCCGGCATTCGCATCGATAACGTCGACTATTACTACACCTACGGCCTGTTCCGATTGGCAGGTATCGTACAGCAGATCTACTACCGTTATTTTCACGGTCAGACCCAAGACAAGCGGTTCGCGAAATTCGTGCAAATGAACGCCCTGCTAGAGCAAGTGAGTCTGCAGGTCATTAACAAATCGAAGCTGTAA